The Schistocerca americana isolate TAMUIC-IGC-003095 chromosome 5, iqSchAmer2.1, whole genome shotgun sequence genome includes a window with the following:
- the LOC124615412 gene encoding cullin-1: MSAHKSHGNPSGLKQIDLDQIWDDLKDGIEQVYNRQGMPKPRYMELYTHVYDYCTSVHQQVSRPTNKPKKGQVSSGGAQLVGLELYKRLREFLRNYLVNLLKKMKMDGIDLMDEDVLQFYTKQWEDYQFSSKVLNGVCSYLNRHWVRREYEEGRKGVYEVYQLALVTWRDNLFKQLNKQVTNAVLKFIERERSGETINTRLVSGVINCYVELGLNEEDPNAKGRNLSVYMNSFEDVFLEDTERFYTHESTEFLRQNPVTEYMKKAEQRLLEEQRRVQVYLHETTLERLAKTCERVLIQKHLEIFHAEFQNLLDADKNEDLGRMYQLVARISDGLGELRNLLEIYIVNQGLAAIDKCGEMANSDPKVYVNTILEVHKKYNALVLTAFNNDSGFVAALDKACGRFINSNAVTRQANSSSKSPELLAKYCDLLLKKSSKNPEEAELEDTLNQVMVVFKYIEDKDVFQKFYSKMLAKRLVQHMSASDDAEASMISKLKQACGFEYTSKLQRMFQDIGVSKDLNETFRKHLANSYEPLDIDFSIQVLSSGSWPFQQSFTFSLPSELERSVHRFATFYSSQHSGRKLSWLYNMSKGELVTNCFRNRYTLQASTFQMAVLLQFNVSEVWVLQQLHESTQIKLDFLIQVVQILLKAKLLQSDDDESELQPSSVISLFSGYKNKKLRVNINIPMKTELKVEQETTHKHIEEDRKLLIQAAIVRIMKMRKVLKHQQLVAEVLNQLSSRFKPRVHIIKKCIDILIEKEYLERTESQKDTYSYLA; encoded by the coding sequence ATGTCAGCTCATAAAAGCCATGGCAACCCTTCAGGCCTGAAGCAGATTGACCTCGACCAAATCTGGGATGATCTGAAGGATGGCATCGAACAAGTTTATAATCGCCAAGGTATGCCAAAACCTCGATACATGGAATTATACACCCATGTGTACGATTACTGTACAAGCGTTCATCAGCAAGTTAGTCGCCCAACAAACAAGCCAAAGAAAGGACAAGTATCAAGTGGTGGTGCACAGCTTGTGGGTCTGGAGCTGTATAAAAGACTCAGAGAATTTCTAAGAAATTATCTTGTCAATTTACTCAAAAAGATGAAAATGGATGGTATAGATCTCATGGATGAAGATGTACTCCAGTTTTACACGAAACAGTGGGAAGACTATCAATTCAGTTCAAAGGTGCTAAATGGAGTTTGTTCATATCTGAATAGGCACTGGGTTCGACGAGAATACGAAGAAGGTCGTAAGGGTGTGTATGAAGTGTATCAATTGGCATTAGTAACCTGGAGAGATAATTTATTTAAGCAGCTGAATAAGCAAGTGACAAatgcagttttgaaatttataGAAAGGGAACGCAGTGGTGAGACAATTAACACAAGACTTGTGAGTGGCGTTATAAACTGCTATGTTGAATTGGGCCTCAATGAAGAAGATCCAAATGCTAAGGGGCGAAATTTGTCAGTCTACATGAATTCTTTCGAAGATGTATTTTTGGAAGATACAGAAAGATTTTATACCCACGAAAGTACCGAATTTTTGCGCCAGAATCCAGTTACAGAGTACATGAAAAAGGCAGAGCAGCGTCTTCTAGAAGAACAAAGAAGGGTACAAGTGTACCTTCATGAAACAACATTGGAGAGATTAGCCAAGACTTGTGAAAGAGTACTGATTCAGAAACATTTAGAAATATTCCATGCAGAATTTCAGAATCTGCTTGATGCTGACAAAAACGAAGATCTTGGAAGAATGTATCAATTGGTGGCACGGATTTCAGATGGTCTTGGTGAATTACGTAACTTGCTTGAAATTTATATTGTAAACCAAGGCCTTGCCGCTATTGATAAATGTGGTGAAATGGCTAACAGTGATCCTAAAGTTTATGTCAACACTATACTGGAAGTACATAAGAAGTACAATGCCCTGGTTTTGACAGCTTTTAATAATGATTCTGGATTTGTTGCTGCCCTTGACAAGGCATGTGGGAGATTCATTAATAGCAATGCTGTCACTCGTCAGGCAAACAGTTCATCAAAGTCGCCTGAACTACTTGCTAAGTATTGTGATTTGTTGCTAAAAAAGAGCAGTAAAAATCCCGAAGAGGCAGAGCTTGAAGATACTCTGAATCAAGTCATGGTAGTATTCAAGTATATAGAAGATAAAGatgttttccaaaaattttatagtaaaatgCTGGCAAAACGTCTTGTACAGCATATGTCTGCTAGTGATGATGCTGAAGCATCGATGATATCTAAACTAAAGCAAGCATGTGGATTTGAGTACACTTCAAAATTACAGAGAATGTTTCAGGACATTGGTGTATCAAAAGACTTGAATGAGACCTTCAGAAAGCATTTGGCTAATTCATATGAACCCCTGGACATAGATTTCAGTATTCAAGTTCTTTCGTCTGGTTCCTGGCCATTCCAGCAGTCATTCACATTTTCTTTGCCATCAGAATTGGAACGTAGTGTTCATCGCTTTGCAACATTCTACAGCAGTCAGCACAGTGGGAGAAAACTTAGCTGGTTGTACAACATGTCAAAAGGAGAGCTCGTTACAAACTGTTTCCGAAACAGATACACACTTCAAGCCTCAACTTTTCAGATGGCAGTTTTACTGCAGTTTAATGTAAGTGAAGTATGGGTATTGCAGCAGCTTCATGAATCTACTCAAATTAAGCTTGATTTTCTGATCCAAGTTGTTCAGATACTCTTGAAAGCAAAGCTGTTACAGTCGGATGATGATGAAAGTGAATTGCAGCCAAGCTCTGTTATCTCCTTGTTTTCGGGTTATAAAAACAAGAAACTGCGAGTTAATATCAACATACCTATGAAGACTGAATTGAAAGTAGAACAAGAgaccacacacaaacacatagaagAAGACCGTAAATTATTAATACAAGCAGCAATTGTCCGAATAATGAAAATGAGGAAAGTCCTGAAGCATCAGCAACTTGTGGCAGAAGTTCTCAACCAGCTGTCATCAAGATTTAAGCCCAGAGTTCATATTATTAAGAAGTGTATTGACATACTGATTGAGAAGGAATACTTGGAAAGAACGGAGAGCCAGAAGGACACTTACAGTTATCTTGCTTGA